The following are from one region of the Acidobacteriota bacterium genome:
- a CDS encoding ABC transporter substrate-binding protein, which translates to MTKRVFIAGLFLLLFGIAASAQTVIHVGAFPNITHSQAMVGKANGWFEKRMGPKVTIDWKSFNAGPSAIEALFAGAIDMTYIGPNPAITGYVRSNGEALRIVAGATSGGAALVVRNDSGIQKPEDFHGKKVASPQMGNTQDVALRAWLIAHGMKSTDKGGDVQVIPLANPDQLTLFMKKDLDAAWAPEPWATRLIREGNGRLFLDERELWPNGQFVTAHLIVRTQFLKEHPDLVKDWIRAHVEVTDWIGSHLPEAKKLLNQQIQKETGKPLADALLDEAFGRMTSTYDPLRTSLMTAAKSAFDAGFLGRQMPDLSNLYDLSLLNQVLAEKGKKAIQ; encoded by the coding sequence ATGACTAAGCGGGTTTTTATAGCTGGACTTTTCTTATTGTTGTTCGGGATTGCGGCTTCGGCACAAACCGTCATCCATGTGGGTGCGTTTCCAAACATCACTCATTCGCAAGCCATGGTCGGCAAGGCCAATGGCTGGTTCGAAAAGCGCATGGGGCCGAAAGTCACGATCGACTGGAAATCCTTCAATGCCGGACCGTCTGCGATCGAAGCTCTATTTGCGGGCGCGATTGACATGACATACATCGGACCGAATCCGGCAATCACCGGGTACGTTCGATCGAATGGAGAAGCGCTGCGCATCGTAGCCGGCGCGACCAGTGGTGGAGCAGCTTTGGTAGTCCGCAACGACTCAGGAATTCAGAAACCCGAAGATTTTCACGGCAAGAAGGTGGCGTCGCCCCAGATGGGAAATACGCAGGACGTCGCTTTGCGCGCGTGGTTGATCGCCCATGGTATGAAGTCGACCGACAAGGGTGGAGACGTCCAGGTCATTCCACTCGCGAATCCCGATCAACTCACTCTGTTCATGAAGAAAGATCTGGACGCGGCGTGGGCACCGGAACCCTGGGCCACACGGCTGATCCGGGAAGGCAATGGCCGCCTGTTTCTAGACGAGCGCGAGCTTTGGCCAAATGGACAATTCGTTACCGCGCACTTGATTGTGCGCACCCAGTTTTTGAAAGAGCATCCCGATCTCGTAAAGGACTGGATCCGCGCACACGTGGAAGTGACGGACTGGATCGGCTCTCATTTGCCCGAAGCCAAGAAGTTGCTTAATCAGCAGATCCAAAAAGAGACTGGCAAGCCGTTAGCGGACGCTCTTCTCGACGAGGCCTTCGGGCGAATGACGTCGACCTATGATCCGCTGCGAACGTCGCTGATGACGGCGGCCAAGTCAGCATTTGACGCCGGTTTCCTCGGCCGCCAGATGCCCGATCTTTCCAACCTCTACGACTTATCGCTGCTCAACCAGGTTCTTGCGGAAAAGGGAAAGAAGGCCATTCAATGA
- a CDS encoding ABC transporter ATP-binding protein yields MSTSPQNTYPSSLPQDHRGAGRASVLRGKPASSVTVLPVRHEAGANVIPKVSLDNISLSYKTNAKGSLVALENISLQVQQGEFLCIVGPSGCGKSTLLHLIAGLHNQTSGQVLIDGKAVSGPGTDRILIFQELGLFPWLTVGQNVEFGMKMKNISKAEREEKTQYYLKLVHLSKFRDSYIHQLSGGMRQRVALARALATEPDVLLMDEPFAALDAQTRDLLHDELERIWSETGRTIIFVTHNVREAVRLGDRVALMTFRPGRVKQEFPIHLPRPRHMEETDVARTAGEVLACLRDEINKSLEVEYADEKAK; encoded by the coding sequence ATGAGCACCAGTCCTCAAAATACTTACCCATCGTCGCTTCCGCAGGACCATCGGGGAGCCGGGCGGGCAAGCGTGCTGCGCGGCAAGCCGGCTTCGTCGGTGACCGTTCTGCCGGTACGGCATGAAGCGGGGGCCAATGTTATCCCCAAGGTTTCACTGGACAACATCTCGCTCAGCTACAAGACGAATGCCAAGGGCAGCTTGGTCGCCCTCGAGAATATTAGCCTTCAGGTCCAGCAAGGCGAGTTCCTCTGCATCGTAGGGCCGTCGGGTTGCGGCAAGTCGACCCTGCTCCATTTGATTGCCGGCCTGCACAACCAGACTTCTGGCCAAGTATTGATCGACGGTAAAGCTGTCAGCGGACCCGGTACGGACCGCATCCTGATTTTCCAGGAACTCGGACTATTCCCGTGGCTGACGGTAGGACAGAACGTCGAGTTCGGCATGAAGATGAAGAACATCTCGAAAGCCGAGCGCGAAGAGAAAACTCAGTACTACTTGAAACTCGTTCATCTCTCCAAATTCCGCGACAGCTACATCCACCAGCTTTCGGGTGGTATGCGGCAGAGAGTCGCCCTGGCGCGTGCACTTGCGACCGAACCGGATGTCCTGTTAATGGACGAGCCATTCGCGGCGTTGGACGCGCAGACGCGCGACCTTCTTCATGATGAACTCGAACGGATCTGGTCTGAAACCGGCCGCACCATCATTTTCGTCACCCACAACGTCCGAGAAGCCGTACGACTCGGAGATCGCGTGGCGCTGATGACGTTTCGTCCGGGCCGCGTAAAACAGGAATTTCCGATTCACCTGCCGCGTCCTCGACATATGGAAGAGACCGATGTGGCTCGAACGGCTGGCGAGGTTCTGGCTTGTCTGCGCGATGAAATCAACAAGTCCCTGGAAGTGGAGTACGCCGATGAAAAAGCTAAGTAG
- a CDS encoding ABC transporter permease, translating into MKKLSRRIIFYAALIGLWALLAKLHVWPPYLFPPPWGVGEALWAGFQDHSFWIAIGVTMKRMLVGYSLAVFLGIILGIGIGSYKFLEDTVGGLLVSLQSLPSICWIPLAVLWFGLTEKAILFVVLMGSLLSVTIAMEDGRKQMPKIYAMAGRNLGATGFQLFWYVLLPASLPFIVSGLKQGFAFGWRSLIQAEMIFLSLGLGQQLMMGRDLNDMNLVLAVMILIIILGFIIDGLVFRTMERKLQERWGLVPAA; encoded by the coding sequence ATGAAAAAGCTAAGTAGACGGATTATCTTTTACGCAGCGTTGATCGGTCTGTGGGCCCTGCTTGCGAAGTTGCATGTTTGGCCTCCGTACCTGTTTCCACCGCCGTGGGGCGTTGGAGAAGCGCTTTGGGCCGGTTTTCAGGATCACAGCTTCTGGATCGCGATTGGCGTCACCATGAAGCGCATGCTGGTGGGCTACAGTCTCGCGGTCTTCCTTGGGATCATCCTCGGGATCGGGATCGGCAGCTACAAGTTTCTCGAGGACACGGTCGGAGGGCTGCTTGTGAGTTTGCAGTCCTTGCCCAGCATTTGCTGGATTCCACTCGCCGTGCTGTGGTTCGGACTCACGGAGAAAGCCATCCTGTTCGTGGTGCTGATGGGATCGTTACTTTCCGTCACCATCGCCATGGAAGACGGCCGCAAGCAGATGCCGAAAATCTACGCGATGGCCGGACGCAACCTCGGAGCGACTGGCTTCCAGCTGTTCTGGTATGTGCTATTGCCTGCGAGTCTGCCATTTATCGTTTCCGGCCTGAAACAGGGCTTTGCTTTCGGATGGCGCTCACTGATCCAGGCGGAAATGATCTTCCTGAGCCTGGGCCTCGGCCAGCAGTTGATGATGGGCCGCGACCTCAACGATATGAACCTCGTGCTCGCGGTGATGATCCTGATTATCATTCTTGGTTTCATCATCGACGGCCTTGTCTTCCGCACCATGGAACGGAAACTCCAGGAGCGTTGGGGACTGGTTCCAGCCGCATAG
- a CDS encoding M20/M25/M40 family metallo-hydrolase, whose protein sequence is MGLPLFSLVMFAADNDSDRLIQEALKPSPLESNLRRLTDEVGGRVPGTPAMQRAVDWGVAAFKAAGADSVHTEEFSIAASWAEGATSMNAATYSGTAFPVRAVSIAWAPALAAVKHVPVMDVGEGTESDFAKAGDISGKLLLVHTRVLATWADLFGEYEQAPAVIALAVKGKAKAIAFMATRQNDILYRHTNAVAGEIDKLPMLVIAREDGERMARLLASANPLWADIAIPNHIGGPIKTWNVVAELRGSEKPNEFVILGAHLDSWELGTGALDNGCNAALVIDALRAIKASGLKPRRSIRFILFSGEEEGLIGSRMYSVAHRNELDNAAGVVIFDSGTGKTTGFSTGGRKDVAASALPLLAPLEQFGAAKLTPSAESGTDHFDFMLEGVPTFVADQEEANYLVNYHATSDTYDKVDFPQLKKHVAEGAYLSFALANAAERVGPRLSRAQIDQSMRDLHFDEELKSMGMWDDWESGKRGRIK, encoded by the coding sequence TTGGGCCTGCCTCTCTTTTCCCTGGTGATGTTTGCTGCTGACAACGATTCCGATCGGCTCATTCAGGAAGCACTGAAGCCTTCGCCTCTGGAGTCGAATCTGCGCCGCCTGACTGATGAAGTCGGAGGGCGTGTGCCTGGAACTCCCGCGATGCAGCGCGCCGTTGATTGGGGAGTAGCCGCATTCAAGGCGGCGGGCGCGGATAGCGTTCACACCGAGGAGTTCTCCATCGCCGCTTCCTGGGCGGAAGGCGCCACTTCAATGAACGCGGCCACCTATTCCGGCACTGCATTCCCGGTACGCGCGGTATCCATTGCATGGGCGCCCGCACTGGCGGCGGTGAAGCATGTCCCGGTGATGGATGTGGGTGAGGGCACCGAGTCCGACTTTGCTAAAGCCGGAGACATCTCCGGGAAGCTGCTGCTGGTCCACACCAGGGTGTTGGCTACGTGGGCTGATCTTTTTGGCGAGTATGAACAGGCTCCGGCAGTGATCGCACTCGCCGTCAAAGGAAAAGCCAAGGCGATCGCGTTCATGGCGACTCGCCAGAATGACATCCTCTACCGGCACACGAATGCGGTGGCGGGTGAAATCGACAAACTGCCGATGTTGGTGATCGCCCGCGAAGATGGCGAACGCATGGCAAGGTTGCTGGCTTCGGCCAATCCGCTGTGGGCGGATATTGCAATCCCAAATCACATTGGCGGGCCGATCAAGACTTGGAATGTGGTTGCCGAACTTCGTGGCAGTGAGAAGCCGAACGAGTTTGTCATTCTGGGTGCGCACCTTGATTCGTGGGAACTGGGAACGGGCGCGCTCGATAACGGCTGCAATGCCGCGCTGGTCATCGACGCGTTGCGAGCCATCAAAGCGTCGGGGTTGAAGCCGCGCCGCAGCATCCGTTTCATCTTGTTTTCCGGTGAGGAAGAGGGACTCATCGGATCTCGCATGTACTCGGTCGCGCATCGCAATGAACTTGATAACGCGGCCGGTGTTGTGATTTTCGATTCTGGAACCGGCAAGACGACTGGCTTTTCCACTGGAGGACGCAAGGATGTGGCTGCATCAGCTTTGCCGCTACTGGCGCCGTTAGAGCAATTCGGTGCGGCGAAACTCACTCCTTCGGCCGAGTCGGGCACGGACCACTTTGATTTCATGCTGGAAGGCGTGCCCACATTTGTAGCCGACCAGGAGGAAGCCAACTACCTCGTGAACTATCACGCTACTTCTGATACCTACGACAAGGTTGATTTCCCACAACTCAAGAAACACGTGGCGGAAGGCGCCTACCTCAGTTTTGCATTGGCGAATGCCGCTGAGCGCGTGGGGCCACGGCTGAGTCGTGCGCAGATCGACCAGTCCATGCGAGACCTTCATTTCGATGAAGAACTGAAATCCATGGGCATGTGGGACGATTGGGAGAGTGGGAAGCGGGGAAGGATCAAGTAG
- a CDS encoding TerC family protein, with protein sequence MLLFWILFNVFVLAMLGLDLGVLNRRSHRVEFREALALSVFWIALAACFSVFVFFWQGRAVALDFVTGYVIELSLSVDNLFVFLVIFRYFKVPESQQHKVLFWGIIGALVMRGVFILAGVALIRRFEWITYVFGAFLIYSGYKLLRQGETEIHPEKNPVLRMFRKILPVTHDYEGGKFFVRRPGLYATPLFVVLLVIETTDVLFAVDSIPAVLAITLNAFIVYTSNVFAILGLRSMYFALAGMMEVFHYLHYGLSIVLMFIGLKMLGAHYIHIPTVWALAIVIGVLGTSVLASALRPKKS encoded by the coding sequence GTGCTGCTTTTCTGGATTCTCTTCAACGTTTTTGTGCTGGCGATGCTCGGCCTCGATTTGGGAGTGCTGAATCGCAGGTCCCACCGCGTCGAATTTCGCGAGGCACTGGCATTATCAGTTTTTTGGATTGCGCTGGCTGCCTGTTTCTCTGTTTTCGTTTTCTTCTGGCAGGGACGCGCCGTTGCGCTGGATTTCGTTACAGGCTATGTGATCGAACTCTCGCTCAGCGTGGACAATCTCTTCGTCTTTCTGGTTATCTTCCGTTATTTCAAAGTGCCAGAGAGTCAGCAACACAAGGTTTTGTTCTGGGGAATTATTGGCGCGCTGGTGATGCGCGGCGTGTTTATCCTCGCAGGCGTGGCGCTCATCCGGCGGTTTGAGTGGATCACATACGTGTTTGGAGCCTTTCTGATCTACTCGGGCTATAAGTTATTGCGGCAAGGGGAAACCGAGATCCATCCCGAGAAGAATCCGGTGCTTCGGATGTTTCGCAAGATTCTTCCGGTCACTCACGACTATGAAGGCGGGAAGTTTTTTGTCCGGCGCCCCGGACTCTATGCCACGCCCCTGTTCGTGGTGCTGCTCGTGATCGAAACCACGGATGTGCTCTTTGCGGTCGATTCGATTCCTGCCGTGCTCGCGATCACCCTGAACGCATTCATCGTTTACACCTCGAACGTGTTTGCCATTCTCGGTCTCCGATCAATGTACTTTGCGCTCGCGGGCATGATGGAAGTTTTTCACTACCTGCATTACGGCTTGTCGATCGTGCTCATGTTCATTGGACTGAAGATGCTGGGGGCGCATTACATCCACATTCCGACAGTGTGGGCGTTGGCGATTGTTATCGGAGTGCTGGGAACCTCGGTGCTCGCGTCGGCGCTCCGGCCCAAGAAAAGTTAA
- the aroB gene encoding 3-dehydroquinate synthase, which yields MIRIPVRTPSRSYDVLLGSGLLGQAGDHVAKLVGQRRVFVVTVPPVRRRWGKILLQSLKDSGVEATTLEMADGERFKRLATLEKLAESLVKLGADRNSTLIALGGGVTCDVTGFLASVYMRGVEVIQIPTTVLAQVDAAIGGKTGVNLRSGKNLLGTFHQPLAVMIDPDVLTSLPSREYRAGLFESLKCGIIGHAALFRLFEDERRPILDRDRTVIEKVIAESVRLKARVVSADEREGGLRQVLNFGHTIGHALEAETRYTQLLHGEAVAWGMIGATRIASSTGRLDAATAERMTTAILGFGKLPGMRMQTASVMKRLQSDKKTRQGVVHFVLPTQIGRVEITSDVPVVAVREAVDEIRKLARQ from the coding sequence ATGATTCGAATCCCCGTACGTACGCCTTCGCGGTCTTACGACGTGTTGTTGGGCAGTGGCCTGCTTGGCCAAGCAGGAGACCATGTCGCGAAACTCGTGGGACAACGGCGTGTATTCGTCGTAACTGTGCCGCCGGTGCGACGTCGGTGGGGCAAGATTCTTCTCCAGTCTCTTAAAGATTCCGGCGTCGAGGCGACCACCCTGGAAATGGCGGACGGAGAGCGTTTCAAGCGCCTCGCCACGCTGGAGAAGCTGGCTGAGAGTCTCGTCAAACTGGGGGCTGATCGTAACTCCACGCTGATCGCACTCGGTGGGGGAGTGACCTGTGATGTCACCGGATTTCTGGCATCTGTGTACATGCGCGGAGTGGAAGTTATCCAGATACCGACAACCGTGCTGGCGCAAGTGGACGCTGCCATTGGCGGAAAGACGGGCGTCAATCTTCGATCCGGCAAGAATTTACTGGGAACATTTCATCAGCCGCTTGCCGTGATGATTGATCCGGATGTATTGACCAGTCTTCCGTCGCGAGAATATCGCGCTGGACTTTTTGAGTCGCTAAAGTGCGGCATCATCGGCCACGCGGCGTTGTTCCGTCTCTTCGAGGATGAGCGCCGCCCGATTCTGGATCGCGATCGTACCGTCATCGAGAAAGTCATCGCGGAATCTGTGCGCCTGAAAGCGCGCGTTGTGAGCGCCGATGAACGCGAAGGCGGCCTACGCCAGGTGCTGAACTTCGGGCACACGATCGGCCACGCGCTGGAAGCGGAAACGCGCTATACACAACTACTGCACGGAGAAGCAGTGGCCTGGGGGATGATCGGGGCGACCCGTATTGCATCTTCTACCGGCAGGCTGGACGCGGCGACTGCGGAGCGGATGACGACTGCCATTCTCGGTTTTGGAAAACTCCCGGGCATGCGGATGCAAACCGCCAGCGTTATGAAGCGGCTGCAATCCGACAAGAAGACTCGGCAGGGTGTCGTGCACTTTGTCCTGCCTACGCAGATCGGAAGAGTGGAAATTACAAGTGATGTGCCGGTTGTTGCGGTCCGCGAAGCGGTCGATGAAATCCGAAAGCTGGCACGACAGTGA
- a CDS encoding ubiquinone/menaquinone biosynthesis methyltransferase: MFTAIAPHYDLANHLLSLNTDRFWWWRAARTFDSILKSPNARVLDLCCGTGDMTFALRRRAKYRSAKIIGADFSHAMLQRATVKGQDTDLRWIEADALRLPFPDAHFDLITAAFGFRNLADYDAGLREIVRVLRPGGQCGILDFGEPRGMLGKLYRIYFKSVLPAVGTVISGVQGPYKYLPASVERFPPPDEMLDRMREAGFREASWTPYTFGVAGLYRGVK, from the coding sequence ATGTTCACTGCGATCGCGCCCCATTATGATCTCGCCAATCATCTCCTGTCCCTGAACACGGATCGCTTCTGGTGGTGGCGCGCGGCGCGGACATTTGATTCCATTCTGAAGAGTCCTAATGCCCGGGTTCTTGACCTGTGTTGCGGTACGGGAGACATGACTTTCGCACTGCGCCGGCGTGCAAAATACCGCAGCGCGAAGATTATCGGCGCCGATTTTTCGCACGCCATGTTGCAGAGGGCGACGGTGAAGGGACAAGACACGGATCTACGCTGGATCGAAGCGGACGCGCTCCGATTGCCGTTTCCCGACGCGCACTTCGACCTGATCACTGCGGCGTTCGGGTTCCGAAACCTGGCTGACTACGATGCGGGGCTGCGCGAGATCGTGCGCGTGCTGCGTCCTGGCGGACAATGCGGGATTCTGGATTTCGGCGAGCCTCGGGGAATGCTGGGCAAGCTTTATCGAATCTATTTCAAAAGCGTGCTACCTGCCGTCGGGACTGTAATCTCGGGTGTGCAGGGGCCTTACAAATATCTGCCGGCTTCGGTGGAACGTTTTCCCCCGCCAGACGAGATGCTGGACCGCATGCGCGAGGCGGGCTTCCGCGAAGCGTCGTGGACACCCTACACGTTCGGGGTTGCGGGACTGTATCGCGGAGTGAAGTAG
- a CDS encoding NAD-dependent epimerase/dehydratase family protein, translating into MDGAKPIVVVTGVSGNLGQRLVPMLGDCSVVGIDVTPPSIPVDRFIPLDLGKEDSTRELFLLLRELQPASVVHLAFVIDPQRSGVLDIEKMWQINVAGTARVIEAITEANRNAGANIRQFIYPSSVSAYGSDMPDSLTEESPLAAHTLPYALHKKESDMVVQQRAPALRGCSVFILRPHIFAGASVENYLIGAFRGTPNGKGSRAARMRERGTRLPCMLPFGRRYLNNKIQFIHVDDMARLIAWLLQREPEAQRLTTLNVAGRGDALTFEQCIEMAQAKLLRVPGQWSMRKVLQLLWQTKISAIPPDAVPYMTGQYIMNTDRLKKFLRMDYEHVIRYSIADAFADSFKKM; encoded by the coding sequence ATGGATGGGGCGAAACCAATTGTCGTAGTCACGGGAGTCTCAGGCAACCTCGGGCAGCGGTTGGTGCCGATGCTCGGGGATTGCTCTGTAGTCGGCATTGACGTCACTCCTCCATCCATTCCGGTCGACCGATTCATCCCGCTCGATCTTGGAAAGGAGGACTCCACTCGCGAACTGTTCCTGTTGCTCCGCGAGTTGCAACCGGCATCGGTCGTGCATCTCGCGTTTGTCATCGATCCCCAACGCTCCGGCGTCCTCGACATCGAAAAGATGTGGCAGATCAACGTGGCGGGAACGGCCCGTGTGATCGAAGCGATCACGGAGGCCAACCGGAACGCGGGCGCCAATATCCGCCAGTTTATCTATCCCAGCAGCGTGTCTGCCTATGGGTCCGACATGCCCGACTCCCTTACTGAGGAATCGCCTCTCGCAGCCCATACCCTGCCCTATGCGCTCCACAAGAAAGAGAGCGACATGGTCGTGCAGCAAAGAGCGCCCGCGTTGCGCGGTTGCAGCGTATTTATTCTGCGGCCGCACATTTTTGCCGGAGCTAGCGTCGAAAACTATCTGATTGGAGCCTTCCGCGGAACTCCGAACGGTAAGGGCTCGCGTGCAGCCCGCATGCGTGAGCGCGGCACGCGCCTTCCGTGCATGCTGCCGTTTGGAAGGCGGTATCTTAACAACAAGATCCAATTCATTCATGTGGACGACATGGCGCGGTTGATCGCATGGCTGCTGCAACGGGAACCGGAAGCGCAGCGCTTGACGACCCTTAACGTGGCGGGCCGCGGCGACGCATTGACCTTCGAGCAATGCATCGAGATGGCGCAAGCGAAATTGCTGCGGGTACCGGGCCAGTGGAGCATGCGCAAAGTCCTCCAATTATTGTGGCAGACGAAGATTTCTGCGATTCCACCGGACGCTGTTCCCTATATGACCGGCCAATACATCATGAACACCGACCGTCTGAAGAAATTTCTGCGGATGGACTATGAGCACGTCATCCGCTACTCGATCGCGGATGCCTTCGCGGATTCCTTCAAGAAGATGTAA